TCAGGGGTTCGAATCCCCTCCTCTCTGCCACTGACTTTAAAGAGCATTTTTCCGAGACATACAGACAAGATCAACCGGCACATATCCACGTGTCAGGTTCTGATTTGTCACGCGTTTTGCACGGCTCCTGACAACAAGCTGTAAGGGCGTCTTGATCATAATGTGCTTTTGCAAGGAAGCATGATGATCAAATATTTTTATCCTGACGGCAGCCACTGTTACCGCGCCCTGCATACAGCACACGCGGTCTTTCGCAATGCGGATGGCAAGCTGATCGCCCGCGCCGAAAAGGCGGACGGATCGGGCATGTATGAGTTTGAAATCGCAGGCTTTGAGCTTTTAAGCTCAGGGATCGTTTATGACTAACCTAGCTGTCTTCTGAATTCTCGGCAGAATTCATCGCCGCCAGCCATTTGCGCAAGAGCCCATCAAGCTGTTCGAGTTCTTCTGCGCTTAGTGCTTCGAGCATCTGATGCTGGTTGGCGACATGCTCGGTAACGGCGGCATCAATCAGCTCAAACCCCTTGTCCGTCAGGGCGATGACAAAGCCGCGCCCGTCCTCCGGGTTACGCTGGCGGGTGATCAGCCCGGCCTTTTCCAACCGATCAAGGCGGTTGGTCATGGTGCCCGATGTCACCATGGTCCAGTCAATGAGCTCTGATGGGCTGAGAGCATAGGGCGGGCCGGACCGGCGCAGTGTCGCCAGAACGTCAAAACTTGCCAGCGACAGATCGTATTTTTTGAAAACACGTTCATGTGCGGCACTCAAATGGCTGCGCAGTCGTCCTATCCGGCCAATGACGCCCATTTGGGTGACGTCAAGGTCCGGTCTTTCACGGCGCCACTGCGCAAGAATGCGATCAACTTTATCCATGGTTCGGATTCTTCTCAGAATTTTATCTTGACGTCAAGATTTCTGAATATATCTTGAAGTCAAGATAAATGGAGATGCCACCATGAACCGAACAACCGATTTATGCCTCACCGCTCTTGCCCCGATCATTTGGGGCAGCAGCTATATCGTCACCACGGAAATGCTGCCTGATGGCTTTCCACTGACTGTCGCCCTTCTGCGTGCCCTGCCGGCCGGATTGATCCTTTTGCTTGTTGTGCGGCAATTACCGCCTGCTGGCTGGCGCGCCCGCGTGTTTATTCTGGGCGCGCTGAACTTTGCCGTTTTCTGGTCGATGCTGTTTGTCGCGGCCTATCGCCTGCCGGGCGGTGTGGCGGCGACACTTGGCGCGATCCAGCCGTTGCTGGTGCTGTTTCTGGCGCGCTTTGCGCTGGGATCCGGGATTACGATGCTGGGCATTATCGCTGCCATTTCCGGCTTGATCGGGGTCGCGATGCTTGTGCTTGGCCCGACCAGCAGCCTTGATCCGATTGGCATTGCAGCCGCCCTTTTTGGTGCCGCATCCATGGCAGCCGGCACCGTCATGACCCGCAAATGGCAGCCGCCGGTATCACCGCTGACCTTTACCGCCTGGCAATTAACCGCGGGCGGGATCCTGATGATCCCGGTAGCCCTGATCCTTGAGCCCGGCTTCCCGGTGCCGACCGTAACCAATCTGGCCGGTTTGGTGTGGCTCGGTCTGATCGGGGCGGCCCTGACCTATTACCTGTGGTTCCGGGGCATTGCGCGCCTTGGCCCGACGACGGTGACAAGCTTTGGCTTTTTGAGCCCGACCAGTGCGGTTTTGCTCGGCTGGGTAATTCTGGGCGAGGCCCTGAGCCCGCTTCAGATGGCAGGCGTGATTGTTGTGCTGGTCAGTATCTGGCTGGGTCAGCGGGCGGCGCGTCCTGCGCCTGCACCAGTGGCTGAACCAGCACCAGCGGCGATCAACGAACCCGCCCCGCGCACGACATAAAAACAAAACGCCCCACAAATATACAGGAAACGTCCGATGAAGATTGTTCTGTTTGGTGCCACCGGCGATGTCGGTACCGCCACCCTGCACGAAGCCCTAAAGCGAGGCCATACCGTCACCGCGATTGCGCGCAATATCCACAAACTGGCCGATATGCCAGACAGCGTCGCGCGCGAAAGCGTTGATGTGCTGGCCAAGCCAGACCGCGTTGCCGAGCTAATGACAAGCCATGACGTTGCGATCAGCGCACTTCGCCCGATCAGCGGATCAGAAAGTTTGCTGGTTGAGATGACCCGCGTGTTGCTTGATGCGGCGCGTAAAACAAAAGCCCCGATTTACCTGACCGGTGGGGCTGCGACCCTGAAACTGGCCGATGAAAGTGGTCATACTGTTCTAACCGCGCCGGATTTCCTGCCCGATGCCGTGCGCCCGATTGCAGAGGCCTGTGCAAAGCAGGATGCGCTGTTTAATCAATATGAGGATGTGCAATGGACCTGCCTGCGCCCGCCGGCGATGCTGATCGAGGGGCCGCTGACCGGGCAATATGTGCGCGGCACCGATACGCTGATCCCCGATCACGACGGGGTTGCGCGGATTTCCTATGCCGATTTCGGTTATGCCATGGTTGATCTGATCGAAACCGGCAATGGCGGTCAGCAGCGCTTGACGGTTGGGTATCAGAACAGGGCGGCGGCCTGAGAGCTCAGCACGCATTATATAAACAACAGAAAAACGGGCGGCCTTGTTGGTCGCCCGTTTTGCGTTGCTTGACGGTGCTTACCCGGAGGCCTTGATCCGCGCGAAGACTTCATCAAGGGCGGTATGGATTGCGTCAGTACCCTTTTCGCGGATGAAGGTTTGGGCCACCTGTTCATTCAGGCCACCGGCGGTGATGTGGCCCTCATAAAGATCAGCAAAGCTTTGATCGGGGGATTTGTCGGTATTTTGCGCAAGGCCGGAAAACAGGGCAGCAAGGTAGCGCCTGACATCGGCATAGTCGGATCCCTGTTTGACCATCCACTGGGCGGCACTTTCCAGTACGGTGAAATAGGTCGCCATCAATGCACTGCCGGTCGCGTAGCCATCAAAGGCATCAATGGTTTCAGCCGCCACCGCGCCGCCCAGCTTTTCAAAAAGGGTCATTACACCGGGCGAGCCGGGATAAACCGCCGTGACACAGGCATGATGTTCGACCGGTGGCAGGGGAATGGCGCGATCACATTGCGCGTTGGTGCCAAGCCAGACTTTGAGATCAGAAATCGGGATGGTGGCGATCAGACTGACAATCTGTTTGTCATCAGGCACGCGAAGGGCGGACAGGACATCACCGGCAATCTGCGGCAG
Above is a window of Thalassospira sp. ER-Se-21-Dark DNA encoding:
- a CDS encoding MarR family transcriptional regulator, whose product is MDKVDRILAQWRRERPDLDVTQMGVIGRIGRLRSHLSAAHERVFKKYDLSLASFDVLATLRRSGPPYALSPSELIDWTMVTSGTMTNRLDRLEKAGLITRQRNPEDGRGFVIALTDKGFELIDAAVTEHVANQHQMLEALSAEELEQLDGLLRKWLAAMNSAENSEDS
- a CDS encoding EamA family transporter; amino-acid sequence: MNRTTDLCLTALAPIIWGSSYIVTTEMLPDGFPLTVALLRALPAGLILLLVVRQLPPAGWRARVFILGALNFAVFWSMLFVAAYRLPGGVAATLGAIQPLLVLFLARFALGSGITMLGIIAAISGLIGVAMLVLGPTSSLDPIGIAAALFGAASMAAGTVMTRKWQPPVSPLTFTAWQLTAGGILMIPVALILEPGFPVPTVTNLAGLVWLGLIGAALTYYLWFRGIARLGPTTVTSFGFLSPTSAVLLGWVILGEALSPLQMAGVIVVLVSIWLGQRAARPAPAPVAEPAPAAINEPAPRTT
- a CDS encoding NAD(P)H-binding protein; its protein translation is MKIVLFGATGDVGTATLHEALKRGHTVTAIARNIHKLADMPDSVARESVDVLAKPDRVAELMTSHDVAISALRPISGSESLLVEMTRVLLDAARKTKAPIYLTGGAATLKLADESGHTVLTAPDFLPDAVRPIAEACAKQDALFNQYEDVQWTCLRPPAMLIEGPLTGQYVRGTDTLIPDHDGVARISYADFGYAMVDLIETGNGGQQRLTVGYQNRAAA
- a CDS encoding pyrroline-5-carboxylate reductase → MKLGFIGTGAISDAVIRGLLTSDYAVDEIIVSRRSGHISAKLAADFDRVRVEDDNQAIIDQSDMIFLAVLPQIAGDVLSALRVPDDKQIVSLIATIPISDLKVWLGTNAQCDRAIPLPPVEHHACVTAVYPGSPGVMTLFEKLGGAVAAETIDAFDGYATGSALMATYFTVLESAAQWMVKQGSDYADVRRYLAALFSGLAQNTDKSPDQSFADLYEGHITAGGLNEQVAQTFIREKGTDAIHTALDEVFARIKASG